The Halobellus sp. MBLA0158 genome has a window encoding:
- a CDS encoding alpha/beta hydrolase, giving the protein MSETVFLPGGRDARGTLDVAADAAASDGAHPARCVVACPPHPQHGGTRSDGRLTAVSDELNGRDVDCLRFDYGPWDGGRGERTDATNAVAWARERYDRVSLFGFSFGAAVALSAAARGADVDAVAALAPPARLGSARADVETDPGIGGVDVVADLSEIPAEVRVGVFYGARDDVAAVGPVVELARERGFDVTEFAADHFFVGRERTVARAIAAFLLERD; this is encoded by the coding sequence ATGAGCGAGACGGTCTTCCTGCCGGGCGGCCGCGACGCCCGCGGGACGCTCGACGTCGCGGCCGACGCCGCCGCCTCCGACGGTGCCCACCCCGCGCGCTGCGTGGTCGCCTGTCCGCCCCACCCGCAGCACGGCGGCACCCGGAGCGACGGGCGACTCACCGCGGTGAGCGACGAATTGAACGGAAGAGACGTCGACTGCCTCCGCTTCGACTACGGCCCCTGGGACGGCGGACGGGGCGAGCGGACGGACGCGACGAACGCCGTCGCGTGGGCCCGGGAGCGGTACGACCGGGTCTCTCTCTTCGGATTCAGTTTCGGTGCGGCGGTCGCGCTCTCGGCCGCGGCGCGTGGTGCGGACGTCGACGCCGTCGCCGCCTTGGCGCCGCCCGCACGACTGGGGTCGGCGCGGGCGGACGTCGAAACGGATCCCGGAATCGGCGGCGTCGACGTCGTCGCCGACCTCTCCGAGATCCCGGCGGAGGTCCGCGTCGGCGTCTTCTACGGCGCCCGCGACGACGTCGCCGCGGTCGGGCCGGTGGTCGAGCTCGCCCGCGAGCGCGGCTTCGACGTCACGGAGTTCGCGGCGGACCACTTCTTCGTCGGCCGGGAGCGAACAGTCGCGCGAGCGATCGCGGCGTTCCTGCTGGAGCGCGACTGA